One window of Acropora palmata chromosome 1, jaAcrPala1.3, whole genome shotgun sequence genomic DNA carries:
- the LOC141891235 gene encoding eukaryotic translation initiation factor 3 subunit J-like isoform X1: protein MHIALHCGPSSSGREICVFNYPISLSARFIKMADWDDEEFEPQDFGVKQSDKWEGEDEDDNDVKENWDDEDEDDTKEKPEKTENETDQAPPQEKVKKRRTLKQVLKEKEEKANKEALLTEQEKQLQKEEEVKSLTEEEQLAEKLKRQKLVEKSDLELAKQAFGVQDVSESKSIDGMNPSTKEDFEELSKLIVGKLSNYQSSAEYLPFLETLFRDLCVSLDAEEIKRLGSAINILSTEKLKATQKTKKSKKATKKVTLAGSSAKAGRRDNFDAFGGGNYDYGDEFDDFM, encoded by the exons ATGCATATTGCATTACATTGTGGCCCGTCTAGTAGTGGGAGAGAAATCTGTGTTTTCAATTATCCCATCTCCCTTAGCGCACGTTTcatcaaaatggcggattGGG ACGACGAAGAGTTCGAACCTCAAGATTTTGGTGTTAAACAATCGGACAAATGGGAAGGAGAGGATGAGGATGACAACGATGTGAAG GAAAACTGGGATGATGAGGATGAAGATGACACGAAAGAGAAACCAGAGAAGACGGAAAATGAAACCG ACCAAGCACCCCCTCAAGAAAAGGTGAAAAAGAGAAGAACACTCAAACaggttttgaaagaaaaagaagagaaagctAATAAGGAAGCTCTCTTAacagaacaagaaaaacaattgcagAAAGAG GAGGAGGTGAAGTCATTGACAGAAGAAGAACAATTAGCAGAAAAGCTCAAAAGACAAAA ATTAGTTGAGAAATCAGATTTGGAACTAGCTAAGCAAGCTTTTG GTGTACAGGATGTATCAGAAAGCAAAAGCATAGATGGAATGAACCCTAGCACAAAAGAAGACTTTGAGGAACTTAGTAAATTAATCGTAGGAAAATTATCAAATTATCAG tcAAGTGCTGAGTATTTACCTTTCTTGGAAACACTGTTTAGAGATTTATGTGTCAGTT TGGATGCTGAGGAAATCAAAAGGCTAGGTAGTGCAATAAATATCCTatcaacagaaaaattaaaagctaCTCAGAAG actaagaaaagtaaaaaggCTACCAAGAAAGTAACATTAGCAGGTAGCAGTGCCAAAGCTGGTAGAAGAGATAACTTTGATGCATTTGGTGGTGGAAATTACGATTATGGCGATGAATTTGATGACTTTATGTAA
- the LOC141891261 gene encoding coiled-coil domain-containing protein 124-like, whose product MPKKFKGINSKAEETKARREAVKVAEKERKQKEEEDKLWEDNDKHVLRKQQRKEEKERKRHDAADRKAANQEALRAEESTLKSKVSNVHKKMTVAEIQAERERRMAQAEAAKKEKEKESDDMLQQNPNQQAAAALAAEGGVEARSVEDAIAVLNVGGMPVDQHPEKRMKAAYNAFEERELPQLKQENPNMRLSQLKQLLRKQWMKSPENPLNMAYGKRT is encoded by the exons atgccCAAGAAGTTTAAAGGGATAAATTCAAAGGCTGAAGAAACAAAGGCTCGTAGAGAAGCGGTAAAAGTAGCAGAAAAAGAGCGTAAACAGAAGGAAGAAGAGGATAAATTATGGGAAGATAATGACAAACATGTTCTcagaaaacagcaaagaaaa gaagaaaaagaacgtAAACGTCACGATGCTGCAGATCGAAAGGCAGCCAACCAAGAAGCTCTCAGGGCAGAAGAAAGCACTTTAAAATCCAAAGTAAGCAATGTTCACAAAAAGATGACAGTTGCTGAAATTCAAGCTGAGCGTGAGAGAAGGATGGCACAGGCAGAAGctgcaaaaaaggaaaaagagaaagagtcTGACGACATGCTTCAGCAAAACCCTAATCAACAGGCTGCTGCTGCTCTGGCAGCAGAAGGAGGAGTGGAAGCTAGATCAGTTGAGGATGCCATTGCAGTATTGAATGTTGGTGGGATGCCAGTGGACCAACATCCAGAGAAAAGAATGAAGGCTGCTTATAATGCATTTGAAGAGCGTGAATTGCCCCAActtaaacaagaaaatcccAATATGAGGTTATCTCAACTCAAACAATTGCTTAGAAAACAATGGATGAAATCTCCTGAAAACCCATTGAACATGGCCTACGGAAAGAGGACGTAG
- the LOC141891235 gene encoding eukaryotic translation initiation factor 3 subunit J-A-like isoform X2: protein MHIALHCGPSSSGREICVFNYPISLSARFIKMADWDDEEFEPQDFGVKQSDKWEGEDEDDNDVKENWDDEDEDDTKEKPEKTENETAPPQEKVKKRRTLKQVLKEKEEKANKEALLTEQEKQLQKEEEVKSLTEEEQLAEKLKRQKLVEKSDLELAKQAFGVQDVSESKSIDGMNPSTKEDFEELSKLIVGKLSNYQSSAEYLPFLETLFRDLCVSLDAEEIKRLGSAINILSTEKLKATQKTKKSKKATKKVTLAGSSAKAGRRDNFDAFGGGNYDYGDEFDDFM, encoded by the exons ATGCATATTGCATTACATTGTGGCCCGTCTAGTAGTGGGAGAGAAATCTGTGTTTTCAATTATCCCATCTCCCTTAGCGCACGTTTcatcaaaatggcggattGGG ACGACGAAGAGTTCGAACCTCAAGATTTTGGTGTTAAACAATCGGACAAATGGGAAGGAGAGGATGAGGATGACAACGATGTGAAG GAAAACTGGGATGATGAGGATGAAGATGACACGAAAGAGAAACCAGAGAAGACGGAAAATGAAACCG CACCCCCTCAAGAAAAGGTGAAAAAGAGAAGAACACTCAAACaggttttgaaagaaaaagaagagaaagctAATAAGGAAGCTCTCTTAacagaacaagaaaaacaattgcagAAAGAG GAGGAGGTGAAGTCATTGACAGAAGAAGAACAATTAGCAGAAAAGCTCAAAAGACAAAA ATTAGTTGAGAAATCAGATTTGGAACTAGCTAAGCAAGCTTTTG GTGTACAGGATGTATCAGAAAGCAAAAGCATAGATGGAATGAACCCTAGCACAAAAGAAGACTTTGAGGAACTTAGTAAATTAATCGTAGGAAAATTATCAAATTATCAG tcAAGTGCTGAGTATTTACCTTTCTTGGAAACACTGTTTAGAGATTTATGTGTCAGTT TGGATGCTGAGGAAATCAAAAGGCTAGGTAGTGCAATAAATATCCTatcaacagaaaaattaaaagctaCTCAGAAG actaagaaaagtaaaaaggCTACCAAGAAAGTAACATTAGCAGGTAGCAGTGCCAAAGCTGGTAGAAGAGATAACTTTGATGCATTTGGTGGTGGAAATTACGATTATGGCGATGAATTTGATGACTTTATGTAA